In Melospiza melodia melodia isolate bMelMel2 chromosome 11, bMelMel2.pri, whole genome shotgun sequence, the following proteins share a genomic window:
- the RPE65 gene encoding retinoid isomerohydrolase, which yields MYSQVEHPAGGYKKLFETVEELSSPVTAHVTGRIPTWLRGSLLRCGPGLFEVGSEPFYHLFDGQALLHKFDFKEGHVTYHRRFVRTDAYVRAMTEKRIVITEFGTYAYPDPCKNIFSRFFSYFKGVEVTDNALVNVYPVGEDYYACTETNFITRINPDTLETIKQVDLCKYVSVNGATAHPHIENDGTVYNIGNCFGKNFALAYNIIRIPPLQADKEDPMNKSEVVVQFPCSDRFKPSYVHSFGLTPNYIVFVETPVKINLLKFLSSWSLWGANYMDCFESNETMGVWLHVAEKKKGRLLNLKYRTSAFNLFHHINTYEDNGFLIVDLCTWKGFEFVYNYLYLANLRANWDEVKRQAEKAPQPEARRYVLPLSIDKADTGKNLVTLPYTTATATLRSDETIWLEPEVIFSGPRHAFEFPQINYRKYGGKPYTYTYGLGLNHFVPDRLCKLNVKTKETWVWQEPDAYPSEPIFVSHPDALEEDDGVVLSIVISPGAGPKPAFLLILNAKDMSEVARAEVEVNIPVTFHGLFKRA from the exons ATGTACAGCCA GGTGGAGCATCCTGCTGGAGGCTACAAGAAGCTCTTTGAGACAGTGGAGGAGCTGTCCTCTCCAGTGACTGCCCACGTCACAG GCAGGATTCCCACCTGGCTGCGAGGAAGCCTCCTGAGATGTGGTCCTGGCTTGTTTGAGGTGGGCTCAGAGCCCTTCTACCATCTCTTTGATGGCCAGGCACTGCTGCACAAGTTTGACTTCAAGGAGGGGCATGTCACCTACCACCGAAG gtTTGTCCGGACCGACGCCTACGTGCGAGCCATGACGGAGAAGAGGATCGTGATAACGGAGTTTGGCACCTACGCCTACCCAGACCCCTGCAAGAACATCTTCTCCAG GTTTTTCTCCTACTTCAAAGGTGTGGAGGTGACGGATAACGCCCTGGTGAATGTCTACCCTGTGGGTGAGGATTACTATGCCTGCACTGAGACCAACTTCATCACCAGGATTAACCCAGACACCCTGGAGACCATCAAGCAG GTGGATCTCTGTAAATATGTGTCTGTCAATGGGGCAACAGCTCATCCCCACATTGAGAATGATGGCACCGTTTACAACATTGGCAATTGCTTTGGGAAAAACTTTGCCCTGGCCTACAACATCATCCGAATTCCTCCTCTGCAGGCAG ACAAGGAAGACCCCATGAACAAGTCGGAGGTGGTGGTGCAGTTCCCCTGCAGTGACAGGTTCAAGCCTTCCTATGTCCACAG CTTTGGGCTGACCCCAAACTACATCGTGTTTGTGGAGACACCAGTGAAAATCAACCTGCTCAAGTTCCTCTCCTCCTGGAGCCTCTGGGGAGCCAACTACATGGACTGCTTCGAGTCCAACGAGACCATGGGG GTGTGGCTTCACGTGGCAGAGAAGAAGAAAGGCAGGCTCCTCAACCTCAAATACCGCACCTCGGCCTTCAACCTCTTCCACCACATCAACACCTACGAGGACAACGGGTTCCTGATCGTGGACCTGTGCACCTGGAAGGG GTTTGAGTTTGTCTACAACTACCTGTACCTGGCCAACCTTCGGGCCAACTGGGACGAGGTGAAGCGGCAGGCGGAGAAGGCGCCGCAGCCCGAGGCCCGCAGATACGTCCTGCCCCTGAGCATCGACAAG GCTGACACAGGGAAGAACCTGGTCACCCTGCCCTACACGACGGCCACGGCGACGCTGCGCAGTGACGAGACCATCTGGCTGGAGCCAGAGGTGATTTTCTCAGGGCCACGGCACG CCTTTGAGTTCCCCCAGATCAACTACAGGAAGTACGGAGGGAAGCCGTACACGTACACCTACGGGCTGGGGCTGAACCACTTTGTCCCAGACAGG CTGTGCAAGCTGAACGTGAAAACCAAGGAGACCTGGGTGTGGCAGGAGCCAGATGCTTACCCGTCAGAGCCAATCTTCGTTTCCCACCCGGATGCGCTGGAGGAAGATGATG GGGTGGTGCTGAGCATCGTCATCAGCCCGGGGGCGGGGCCCAAGCCcgccttcctcctcatcctcaacGCCAAAGACATGAGCGAGGTGGCCAGGGCCGAGGTGGAGGTGAACATTCCTGTGACTTTCCATGGGCTCTTCAAGAGAGCGTGA
- the DEPDC1 gene encoding DEP domain-containing protein 1A isoform X1, producing the protein MWVPWHPPALCRDTGCARTSLPSGHGGTWRPPPPCPLSHKVDAPLSRHAVVGGGCKRRCRSVSPQWNEVTRCFRAGMPVRRHRQRLRSHGSCFTAAEAADWLHQVLRSNSSFGPDVTRQQTVQLLRKFLKNHVIEDIKGRWGAENLEDNGALYRFPPTSPVKPLPSPPRENLENFSGDKGKLFKLPSSSKRGLKKQEFLQSVENLARPKADVAEEKKEGTQQRREITQEYVQETWRNIIQIHLQTILGLPSLEEVLQPAQIIPEFVMYNMSNTSKHGVVILQDKAEDLPHWVLSAMKCLAYWPRNKDMSQDTYSGFERDVFRTVADYFLSLPEPLLTFEYYELFVNILVLCGYIQIPDLGSGNRSVQEEKCDPQPSKPPHLNSFKSTECLLLSLLLKESDKKEKGEASRRFSSEELRAQKQHGKKWQQHKLPRQQGSAGSLIGGSCQNLAGPRNAQEPPGAFRTRCYSLERIGAAASSVCDKGGRAPLGAGVSTSRRSGELLEEHRGASVLEPGWGSSGPAQGLGRAPGPCPWAEQLWGGSQGPPLSLLGRRSSRSCSAINRPSAEITVQPRGQGTAISVQRRLCRSSTELAARSAPPSPCVLPGTNLLQPHLERIAVEALQICCLLLPPPRRRKLQLLLRMMNRISGNVDMPRLHDAMGTRSLLIQTFSRCVLRCAEEEDLDELLSTRLLSFLMDHQQEILQVPAYLQVAVQDHLEYMKKAQCKQEKEEICAILPTYSYCKQITPQEFEEQKVSTSQAAVAELLENIIKDKNLSVKEKKKKLKQFQKEYPQIYGSRFPRTESEAQLLENKPTLKQPMLSLRKPKFRSLRY; encoded by the exons ATGTGGGTGCCCTGGCATCCCCCTGCGCTCTGTCGCGATACTGGGTGCGCACGGACATCCCTACCCTCGGGACATGGGGGTACCTGGAGACCTCCCCCGCCCTGCCCTCTGTCACATAAAGTTGACGCCCCGCTGTCGCGACATGCCGTTGTCGGCGGTGGCTGCAAGCGGCGGTGCCGCTCGGTGTCCCCGCAGTGGAACGAGGTGACGCGCTGCTTCCGCGCCGGGATGCCCGTGCGGCGGCACCGGCAGCGGCTCCGCTCGCACGGCAGCTGCTTCACGGCGGCCGAGGCCGCGGACTGGCTGCACCAGGTGCTCCGCAGCAACAGCAGCTTCGGGCCCGACGTCACCCGGCAGCAGACGGTGCAGCTCCTGCGGAAATTCCTCAAAAACCACGTCATCGAGGACATCAAGGGCCGCTGGGGCGCTGAGAACCTGGAGGACAACGGTGCCCTGTACAG ATTCCCTCCAACCTCTCCAGTCAAACCTCTACCAAGCCCACCAAGGGAGAACTTGGAAAACTTCTCTGGAGACAAAGGAAAACTTTTTAAACTGCCCAGCTCATCTAAAAGGGGTTTGAAGAAACAGGAGTTCCTGCAGTCTGTG GAAAACTTAGCAAGACCAAAAGCTGATGTAGCAGAAGAAAAGAAGGAAGGCACACAGCAAAGGAGGGAAATAACACAGGAATATGTGCAAGAAACATGGAGAAATATCATCCAGATACA TCTGCAGACCATTTTGGGACTGCCCTCGCTGGAGGAGGTTctgcagccagcccagatcaTCCCTGAGTTTGTCATGTACAACATGAGCAACACCAGCAAACACGGCGTGGTCATCCTGCAGGACAAAGCAG AAGACCTCCCTCACTGGGTGCTGTCAGCCATGAAGTGCTTGGCCTACT GGCCCAGGAACAAGGACATGAGCCAGGACACCTACAGTGGCTTTGAGCGGGACGTGTTCAGAACAGTTGCTGATTATTTTCTCAGTCTTCCTGAGCCATTGCTTACTTTTGAATACTATGAGCTCTTTGTTAATATCTTAG TTTTGTGTGGCTACATCCAAATTCCTGATCTGGGCAGTGGAAATCGTTCTGTCCAAGAGGAGAAATGTGACCCTCAGCCTTCAAAACCTCCTCACTTGAACTCTTTCAAGTCCACTGAGTGTCTTCTCCTAAGCCTGCTCCTCAAAGAGTCTgacaagaaggagaaaggagaagcttCCAGGAggttttcctcagaggagctgaGAGCCCAAAAGCAGCACGGAAAGAAATGGCAGCAGCACAAACTGCCACGGCAGCAAGGGAGTGCTGGGAGCCTGATAGGAGGGAGCTGCCAGAATCTTGCAGGACCCAGGAATGCCCAAGAGCCACCTGGAGCATTTAGGACAAGGTGTTACTCCTTGGAGAGAATTGGAGCTGCTGCTTCAAGTGTGTGTGATAAAGGAGGACGTGCCCCCCTCGGGGCAGGTGTGAGCACCAGCAGGAGgagtggagagctgctggaggagcacAGAGGGGCCTCGGTGCTGGAGCCGGGCTGGGGTAGCtcaggcccagcccagggcctCGGGAGAGCGCCTGGCCCGTGTCCCTGGGCCGAGCAGCTGTGGGGTGGCAGCCAGGGgccacccctgagcctgctgggcaggaggagctccaggagctgcagtgccATCAACAGGCCCAGCGCCGAGATCACAGTGCAGCCCcgggggcagggcacagccatcaGCGTCCAgaggaggctctgcaggagcagcaccgaGCTGGCAGCACGCTCTGCCCCCCCCTCCCCTTGTGTGCTGCCTGGCACAA atctgctgcagcctcacctggagAGGATTGCAGTGGAGGCCCTGCAGatctgctgcctgctgctgcccccgcCGAGGCGCaggaagctgcagctgctgctcaggatGATGAACAGGATCAGTGGCAACGTCGACATGCCACGGCTGCACGATGCCATGGGCACCAGGTCCCTG CTGATCCAGACGTTCTCCCGCTGTGTCCTGCGCTGTGCAGAGGAGGAGGACCTGGATGAGCTGCTCTCCACACGCCTGCTGTCCTTCCTGATGGACCATCAGCAGGAAATACTCCAGGTCCCAGCTTACCTGCAGGTTGCTGTGCAGGATCACCTCGAGTACATGAAGAAGGCTCAG TGcaaacaggaaaaagaagaaatttgTGCCATCTTGCCAACGTATTCCTACTGCAAACAAATCACTCCTCAGGAGTTTGAAGAACAAAAGGTCTCTACCTCACAGGCTGCAGTGGCAGAGCTCCTGGAGAACATCATCAAGGATAAAAACCTCTCtgtgaaggagaagaagaaaaagttgAAACAG TTCCAGAAGGAATACCCCCAGATCTACGGGAGCAGGTTCCCAAGGACGGAGTCGGAAGCGCAGCTCCTGGAGAACAAACCCACCCTCAAGCAGCCCATGCTGAGCCTCAGGAAACCCAAATTCCGCAGCCTCAGGTACTGA
- the LOC134423349 gene encoding biotin-dependent 3-methylcrotonyl-coenzyme A carboxylase beta1 subunit-like — protein sequence MWSPGLLCALGRRRPGPSVPLRPLTCLFQREYREKPQTRLLQSKYREKTPNHLLQGEYQEQPLTRLLQREYQEKTPIRLLQEEYQEQPPIFLLRREYREKTPICLLQREYREKTPFCLLQREYREKTPFCLLQREYRELPLPRQRWGRTQHLPPRRFLSNKPKSRRHPKTFPVLDGRVPAVYRHVFQENLRNSEAVIKRYSELLERVKEGGGADAVLRHTQRNKKLFVRERLRLLLDDADFLELSPLAGLHMPYGNVPAAGCLTGIGRICGIWCVFFAADATVKGGTIYPIGVKKQLRAQEIAMENRLLSVHLVDSGGAFLPLQSELFPDKMHGGRVFYNEAIMSAMGIPQVAVVCGSCVAGGAYVPTMAEESVIIDKIGMLFLAGPPLVKAATGEDVSPEELGGARLHSQVSGCSDHFAPSEKEAYECIRNIVSTLNCEPVPEQDREPDSPLYSPEELLGLAPLAYSYTLPVKLILSRLLDGSRFQEFKAAYGTTLVTGFGHVGGHLVGIVASNGELAHDAALKGSHFVQLCGQRGIPILFLQNTAPQPAGPASISQAEAHSNRLKAQASMMAAVACAAVPKITIVIGGCFGSDSYVMCGRSFSPNFLFLWPNARVGLVDSQNFPTVPPAGDWTGEELELKQLKAKLEEESSAFYSSARLWDDGIILPQDTRKVIAQCLEIMEQKKYQAVSPRPHPIIRM from the exons ATGTGGAGCCCGGGCCTGCTGTGCGCCCTGGGCCGGCGGCGCCCCGGGCCCTCCGTGCCACTGCGGCCCCTGACCTGCCTGTTCCAGAGGGAATATCGGGAGAAACCCCAGACCCGCCTGCTGCAGAGCAAATATCGGGAGAAAACCCCGAACCACCTGCTCCAGGGGGAGTATCAGGAACAACCCCTGACCCGCCTGCTCCAGAGGGAATATCAGGAGAAAACCCCGATCCGCCTGCTCCAGGAGGAGTATCAGGAACAACCCCCGATCTTCCTGCTCCGGAGGGAATATCGAGAGAAAACTCCGATCTGCCTGCTCCAGAGGGAATATCGGGAGAAAACCCCTTTCTGCCTGCTCCAGAGGGAATATCGAGAGAAAACCCCTTTCTGCCTGCTCCAGAGGGAATATCGGGAGCTGCCGCTGCCGAGGCAGCGCTGGGGAAGGACACAGCACCTGCCTCCCCGCCGGTTTTTAAGTAATAAACCCAAATCCAGGCGCCATCCCAAAACGTTCCCTGTTCTAGACGGACGCGTCCCTGCCGTGTACCGACACGTGTTCCAAGAGAATTTAAGGAACAGCGAGGCTGTGATTAAAAG GTACTCGGAGCTGCTGGAGCGGGTGAAGGAAGGAGGGGGAGCAGACGCCGTCCTGCGGCACACGCAGCGCAACAAGAAGCTGTTCGTGCGGGAGCGCCTCCGGCTGCTGCTGGACGATGCGGATTTCCTGGAGCTGTCGCCGCTGGCAGGGCTGCACATGCCCTACGGGAATGTTCCTGCTGCCGGCTGCCTCACGG GAATTGGCAGAATCTGTGGGATCTGGTGTGTCTTCTTTGCGGCTGATGCCACTGTGAAAGGAGGAACCATTTACCCAATTGGAGtgaaaaagcagctgagagcCCAGGAAATTGCCATGGAGAACAGGCTGCTGTCTGTGCACCTGGTGGACAGTGGGGGAGCCTTCCTGCCCCTGCAG TCAGAGCTGTTTCCTGACAAGATGCATGGTGGCAGAGTTTTCTACAACGAGGCAATCATGTCTGCCATGGGAATCCCTCAG gtggCCGTGGTGTGTGGCTCCTGTGTGGCTGGAGGTGCCTACGTGCCCACCATGGCCGAGGAATCCGTGATCATTGATAAAATTGGGATGCTGTTCCTCGCTGGGCCGCCCCTGGTGAAAGCTGCCACGGGAGAAGATGTCTCTCCTGAGGAGCTTGGAGGAGCCAGGCTTCACTCACA AGTCAGTGGCTGCAGTGACCATTTTGCACCCTCAGAAAAGGAGGCCTATGAGTGCATTCGTAATATTGTCTCTACCTTAAACTGTGAGCCAgtgccagagcaggacagggagccTGACAGTCCCTTGTACAGCCCTGAGGAGCTCCTGGGCCTGGCACCACTGGCTTACAGCTACACTCTTCCTGTCAAACTG ATCCTGAGCCGGCTGCTGGATGGAAGCAGATTCCAGGAATTCAAGGCTGCCTATGGGACAACGTTGGTGACAGGATTTGGCCATGTGGGAGG GCACTTGGTGGGGATAGTGGCCAGCAATGGGGAGCTGGCTCACGATGCTGCTCTCAAGGGCAGCCACTTTGTCCAGCTCTGTGGCCAGAGGGGAATTCCCATCCTCTTCCTCCAAAACACTGCTCCACAGCCAGCAGGGCCTGCAAGCATCTCACAG GCAGAGGCTCATTCCAACAGGCTGAAGGCCCAGGCCTCCATGATGGCTGCAGttgcctgtgctgctgttcccAAAATAACCATTGtcattggaggctgttttgggagTGACAGCTACGTCATG TGTGGGAGATCGTTCAGTCCAAACTTTCTGTTCCTGTGGCCCAATGCAAGAGTTGGTCTTGTGGATTCTCAAAATTTCCCCACAGTTCCACCAGCTGGGGACTGGACAGGAGAGGAACTGGAGCTAAAACAGCTGAAGGCAAA GTTAGAGGAAGAAAGCAGTGCCTTTTACTCCTCTGCCAGGCTCTGGGATGATGGGATCATCCTACCTCAAGACACCAGAAAG gtGATTGCCCAGTGCTTGGAGATCATGGAACAGAAGAAGTACCAGGCTGTGtctccccgtccccatcccatcATCAGGATGTAA
- the DEPDC1 gene encoding DEP domain-containing protein 1A isoform X3, whose product MWVPWHPPALCRDTGCARTSLPSGHGGTWRPPPPCPLSHKVDAPLSRHAVVGGGCKRRCRSVSPQWNEVTRCFRAGMPVRRHRQRLRSHGSCFTAAEAADWLHQVLRSNSSFGPDVTRQQTVQLLRKFLKNHVIEDIKGRWGAENLEDNGALYRFPPTSPVKPLPSPPRENLENFSGDKGKLFKLPSSSKRGLKKQEFLQSVENLARPKADVAEEKKEGTQQRREITQEYVQETWRNIIQIHLQTILGLPSLEEVLQPAQIIPEFVMYNMSNTSKHGVVILQDKAEDLPHWVLSAMKCLAYWPRNKDMSQDTYSGFERDVFRTVADYFLSLPEPLLTFEYYELFVNILDLLQPHLERIAVEALQICCLLLPPPRRRKLQLLLRMMNRISGNVDMPRLHDAMGTRSLLIQTFSRCVLRCAEEEDLDELLSTRLLSFLMDHQQEILQVPAYLQVAVQDHLEYMKKAQCKQEKEEICAILPTYSYCKQITPQEFEEQKVSTSQAAVAELLENIIKDKNLSVKEKKKKLKQFQKEYPQIYGSRFPRTESEAQLLENKPTLKQPMLSLRKPKFRSLRY is encoded by the exons ATGTGGGTGCCCTGGCATCCCCCTGCGCTCTGTCGCGATACTGGGTGCGCACGGACATCCCTACCCTCGGGACATGGGGGTACCTGGAGACCTCCCCCGCCCTGCCCTCTGTCACATAAAGTTGACGCCCCGCTGTCGCGACATGCCGTTGTCGGCGGTGGCTGCAAGCGGCGGTGCCGCTCGGTGTCCCCGCAGTGGAACGAGGTGACGCGCTGCTTCCGCGCCGGGATGCCCGTGCGGCGGCACCGGCAGCGGCTCCGCTCGCACGGCAGCTGCTTCACGGCGGCCGAGGCCGCGGACTGGCTGCACCAGGTGCTCCGCAGCAACAGCAGCTTCGGGCCCGACGTCACCCGGCAGCAGACGGTGCAGCTCCTGCGGAAATTCCTCAAAAACCACGTCATCGAGGACATCAAGGGCCGCTGGGGCGCTGAGAACCTGGAGGACAACGGTGCCCTGTACAG ATTCCCTCCAACCTCTCCAGTCAAACCTCTACCAAGCCCACCAAGGGAGAACTTGGAAAACTTCTCTGGAGACAAAGGAAAACTTTTTAAACTGCCCAGCTCATCTAAAAGGGGTTTGAAGAAACAGGAGTTCCTGCAGTCTGTG GAAAACTTAGCAAGACCAAAAGCTGATGTAGCAGAAGAAAAGAAGGAAGGCACACAGCAAAGGAGGGAAATAACACAGGAATATGTGCAAGAAACATGGAGAAATATCATCCAGATACA TCTGCAGACCATTTTGGGACTGCCCTCGCTGGAGGAGGTTctgcagccagcccagatcaTCCCTGAGTTTGTCATGTACAACATGAGCAACACCAGCAAACACGGCGTGGTCATCCTGCAGGACAAAGCAG AAGACCTCCCTCACTGGGTGCTGTCAGCCATGAAGTGCTTGGCCTACT GGCCCAGGAACAAGGACATGAGCCAGGACACCTACAGTGGCTTTGAGCGGGACGTGTTCAGAACAGTTGCTGATTATTTTCTCAGTCTTCCTGAGCCATTGCTTACTTTTGAATACTATGAGCTCTTTGTTAATATCTTAG atctgctgcagcctcacctggagAGGATTGCAGTGGAGGCCCTGCAGatctgctgcctgctgctgcccccgcCGAGGCGCaggaagctgcagctgctgctcaggatGATGAACAGGATCAGTGGCAACGTCGACATGCCACGGCTGCACGATGCCATGGGCACCAGGTCCCTG CTGATCCAGACGTTCTCCCGCTGTGTCCTGCGCTGTGCAGAGGAGGAGGACCTGGATGAGCTGCTCTCCACACGCCTGCTGTCCTTCCTGATGGACCATCAGCAGGAAATACTCCAGGTCCCAGCTTACCTGCAGGTTGCTGTGCAGGATCACCTCGAGTACATGAAGAAGGCTCAG TGcaaacaggaaaaagaagaaatttgTGCCATCTTGCCAACGTATTCCTACTGCAAACAAATCACTCCTCAGGAGTTTGAAGAACAAAAGGTCTCTACCTCACAGGCTGCAGTGGCAGAGCTCCTGGAGAACATCATCAAGGATAAAAACCTCTCtgtgaaggagaagaagaaaaagttgAAACAG TTCCAGAAGGAATACCCCCAGATCTACGGGAGCAGGTTCCCAAGGACGGAGTCGGAAGCGCAGCTCCTGGAGAACAAACCCACCCTCAAGCAGCCCATGCTGAGCCTCAGGAAACCCAAATTCCGCAGCCTCAGGTACTGA
- the DEPDC1 gene encoding DEP domain-containing protein 1A isoform X2 → MWVPWHPPALCRDTGCARTSLPSGHGGTWRPPPPCPLSHKVDAPLSRHAVVGGGCKRRCRSVSPQWNEVTRCFRAGMPVRRHRQRLRSHGSCFTAAEAADWLHQVLRSNSSFGPDVTRQQTVQLLRKFLKNHVIEDIKGRWGAENLEDNGALYRFPPTSPVKPLPSPPRENLENFSGDKGKLFKLPSSSKRGLKKQEFLQSVENLARPKADVAEEKKEGTQQRREITQEYVQETWRNIIQIHLQTILGLPSLEEVLQPAQIIPEFVMYNMSNTSKHGVVILQDKAEDLPHWVLSAMKCLAYWPRNKDMSQDTYSGFERDVFRTVADYFLSLPEPLLTFEYYELFVNILVLCGYIQIPDLGSGNRSVQEEKCDPQPSKPPHLNSFKSTECLLLSLLLKESDKKEKGEASRRFSSEELRAQKQHGKKWQQHKLPRQQGSAGSLIGGSCQNLAGPRNAQEPPGAFRTRCYSLERIGAAASSVCDKGGRAPLGAGVSTSRRSGELLEEHRGASVLEPGWGSSGPAQGLGRAPGPCPWAEQLWGGSQGPPLSLLGRRSSRSCSAINRPSAEITVQPRGQGTAISVQRRLCRSSTELAARSAPPSPCVLPGTSKGSLQHAALPCAVASLTPASLTSATLLG, encoded by the exons ATGTGGGTGCCCTGGCATCCCCCTGCGCTCTGTCGCGATACTGGGTGCGCACGGACATCCCTACCCTCGGGACATGGGGGTACCTGGAGACCTCCCCCGCCCTGCCCTCTGTCACATAAAGTTGACGCCCCGCTGTCGCGACATGCCGTTGTCGGCGGTGGCTGCAAGCGGCGGTGCCGCTCGGTGTCCCCGCAGTGGAACGAGGTGACGCGCTGCTTCCGCGCCGGGATGCCCGTGCGGCGGCACCGGCAGCGGCTCCGCTCGCACGGCAGCTGCTTCACGGCGGCCGAGGCCGCGGACTGGCTGCACCAGGTGCTCCGCAGCAACAGCAGCTTCGGGCCCGACGTCACCCGGCAGCAGACGGTGCAGCTCCTGCGGAAATTCCTCAAAAACCACGTCATCGAGGACATCAAGGGCCGCTGGGGCGCTGAGAACCTGGAGGACAACGGTGCCCTGTACAG ATTCCCTCCAACCTCTCCAGTCAAACCTCTACCAAGCCCACCAAGGGAGAACTTGGAAAACTTCTCTGGAGACAAAGGAAAACTTTTTAAACTGCCCAGCTCATCTAAAAGGGGTTTGAAGAAACAGGAGTTCCTGCAGTCTGTG GAAAACTTAGCAAGACCAAAAGCTGATGTAGCAGAAGAAAAGAAGGAAGGCACACAGCAAAGGAGGGAAATAACACAGGAATATGTGCAAGAAACATGGAGAAATATCATCCAGATACA TCTGCAGACCATTTTGGGACTGCCCTCGCTGGAGGAGGTTctgcagccagcccagatcaTCCCTGAGTTTGTCATGTACAACATGAGCAACACCAGCAAACACGGCGTGGTCATCCTGCAGGACAAAGCAG AAGACCTCCCTCACTGGGTGCTGTCAGCCATGAAGTGCTTGGCCTACT GGCCCAGGAACAAGGACATGAGCCAGGACACCTACAGTGGCTTTGAGCGGGACGTGTTCAGAACAGTTGCTGATTATTTTCTCAGTCTTCCTGAGCCATTGCTTACTTTTGAATACTATGAGCTCTTTGTTAATATCTTAG TTTTGTGTGGCTACATCCAAATTCCTGATCTGGGCAGTGGAAATCGTTCTGTCCAAGAGGAGAAATGTGACCCTCAGCCTTCAAAACCTCCTCACTTGAACTCTTTCAAGTCCACTGAGTGTCTTCTCCTAAGCCTGCTCCTCAAAGAGTCTgacaagaaggagaaaggagaagcttCCAGGAggttttcctcagaggagctgaGAGCCCAAAAGCAGCACGGAAAGAAATGGCAGCAGCACAAACTGCCACGGCAGCAAGGGAGTGCTGGGAGCCTGATAGGAGGGAGCTGCCAGAATCTTGCAGGACCCAGGAATGCCCAAGAGCCACCTGGAGCATTTAGGACAAGGTGTTACTCCTTGGAGAGAATTGGAGCTGCTGCTTCAAGTGTGTGTGATAAAGGAGGACGTGCCCCCCTCGGGGCAGGTGTGAGCACCAGCAGGAGgagtggagagctgctggaggagcacAGAGGGGCCTCGGTGCTGGAGCCGGGCTGGGGTAGCtcaggcccagcccagggcctCGGGAGAGCGCCTGGCCCGTGTCCCTGGGCCGAGCAGCTGTGGGGTGGCAGCCAGGGgccacccctgagcctgctgggcaggaggagctccaggagctgcagtgccATCAACAGGCCCAGCGCCGAGATCACAGTGCAGCCCcgggggcagggcacagccatcaGCGTCCAgaggaggctctgcaggagcagcaccgaGCTGGCAGCACGCTCTGCCCCCCCCTCCCCTTGTGTGCTGCCTGGCACAAGTAAGGGCTCTCTGCAGCACGCTGCACTGCCTTGTGCTGTGGCCTCACTAACCCCCGCTTCCCTCACCTCTGCCACTCTGCTAGGATAG